One stretch of Stigmatella aurantiaca DNA includes these proteins:
- a CDS encoding SAVED domain-containing protein translates to MANAVIPRWHGDNYQSRIFWENAFNLLDPGSCVAEVTFEADGPKAFDDVVVKYDPPVVRSGPGRVRAEYHQIKWHVAYGGRFGFKDFTSPEFIGAQRFSLLERLQQARAAAEPGSRFSLVTVHRIRDDDPLAELVSGHDKSLLTEKLFDGTTPRSRMGKVRQCWREHLGLSKDDDLRELLTGFRVLEGHRSLEEMRQQLNLKAQAVGLVTCPETQSEFRYDELARQLKVRGLHALTRETFEQFCREEGLLTGRREEQGGFLPVAIRSFLGPAADIVGASPENTLVLTDDFRQRYLRDSLGWQRDIRPKVEGFLRDAVRRSSRLRLILDAHASIAFLAGSVLDLKSGVATELVQKGRVGARTWRADDGSAARDAPLRVTHASLGRGREIVAALSLTQATEVQARAYAEAHLPEAGTLVSFTPPMGPSQHSVAGGEHASVLAGQVSNVLREFKAREPDVCVHLFAACPNSVLFFLGQQHQGIAPCIVYEFDFDRRGHKGYQPSFVIA, encoded by the coding sequence ATGGCCAACGCCGTGATTCCCCGGTGGCACGGGGACAATTATCAGTCCCGGATCTTCTGGGAGAACGCCTTCAACCTCCTCGATCCTGGCTCCTGCGTGGCCGAGGTGACCTTCGAGGCGGACGGCCCGAAGGCGTTCGATGATGTGGTCGTGAAGTACGACCCACCCGTCGTCCGCTCGGGCCCCGGCCGGGTGCGGGCGGAGTATCACCAGATCAAATGGCATGTCGCATACGGCGGGCGGTTCGGCTTCAAGGACTTCACCTCACCCGAGTTCATCGGGGCCCAGCGCTTCTCGCTGCTGGAGCGTCTCCAGCAGGCGCGTGCGGCGGCGGAGCCCGGCTCCCGGTTCTCCCTGGTAACCGTTCACCGCATCCGGGATGACGACCCCCTGGCGGAGCTGGTGTCCGGCCATGACAAGTCCCTGCTGACCGAGAAGCTGTTCGATGGAACCACCCCCAGGAGCCGCATGGGGAAGGTCCGCCAGTGCTGGCGGGAGCACCTCGGCCTCTCGAAGGACGATGACCTCCGGGAGCTGCTCACGGGCTTCCGGGTCCTGGAGGGGCACCGGTCGCTGGAGGAGATGCGCCAGCAACTCAACCTGAAGGCCCAGGCCGTGGGATTGGTGACGTGTCCCGAGACCCAATCGGAGTTCCGGTACGACGAACTGGCGCGCCAGTTGAAGGTCCGTGGGCTCCATGCGTTGACGCGTGAGACTTTCGAGCAGTTCTGCCGGGAAGAGGGGCTCTTGACCGGACGGCGCGAGGAGCAGGGGGGCTTTCTGCCCGTGGCGATCCGGAGCTTCCTTGGCCCGGCCGCGGACATCGTCGGGGCCTCGCCGGAAAACACCCTCGTCCTGACGGATGACTTTCGCCAGCGCTACCTCCGCGACAGCCTTGGCTGGCAGCGCGACATCCGTCCCAAGGTGGAGGGCTTCCTGAGGGATGCCGTGCGCCGGTCCTCGCGGCTCCGCCTCATCCTGGACGCGCATGCGTCCATCGCGTTCCTCGCGGGCTCGGTGCTCGACCTCAAATCGGGAGTCGCAACCGAACTGGTCCAGAAGGGCCGGGTGGGTGCACGGACCTGGCGGGCGGACGATGGCTCGGCGGCCCGAGACGCGCCCCTGCGCGTCACCCATGCGTCTTTGGGCCGTGGCCGGGAGATCGTGGCGGCCCTCAGCCTGACGCAGGCGACGGAAGTCCAGGCGCGGGCCTATGCGGAGGCCCACCTTCCCGAGGCGGGCACACTCGTCTCCTTTACGCCTCCCATGGGCCCCAGTCAGCACAGTGTCGCGGGCGGAGAGCACGCCTCGGTGCTGGCGGGACAGGTCTCCAACGTCCTTCGGGAATTCAAGGCACGGGAGCCGGACGTGTGTGTCCACCTGTTTGCCGCGTGCCCGAACAGCGTCCTGTTCTTTCTCGGACAGCAGCACCAGGGCATTGCCCCTTGCATCGTTTACGAATTCGACTTCGACCGCCGCGGCCACAAGGGCTACCAGCCGTCGTTCGTCATCGCGTGA
- a CDS encoding AsmA family protein: MEARKKRRWPYVLGGIFAVLVLAVVIVLWRLDAILLQQARAQAATYSQLLGRPIQIGDISTKLFPHIGVDVEDVSVGAAEGEDMPLAEVKALDVRVAAMPLLRSSGKDIQVLNAEVTGLTVNVIRLPDGTTNVQRLQERLASQQKPEEEAPAEDEKPTDLSGVRVDRAALTDGTIRFVDRSGAKAQELAVSDLDIEVKDLRVGQPLEVKLAAAVLAQKQNLFATLAASPLPPTLVPTPERLSLKAEAIDLAPLGPFLPPSVGFQAGTLTADWKAELGAAIPGGKGPTRLEGAIRALGLQFAGAEGGKALDVVLDTDVKADLAAGDLALDRFKLDFGPAGIEGKGRVKGMLGDSPSVEGFELTSHDLDPAVLSDYYPPLKKMLGGMIAGPVGLSVKGSGTQEAQALDAEVDLTPVRLRVPAQLSKEAGAPMKLTARVTGAAASGGALRFDAKANLAGVDMRPGLVLNKTPGQRLDAAVAGTYQPTKDGMKVDMRQLTLNVLEDTLTGTASAALAGQGKKQTTTFALDMKSPKIDADALLLPEEEVVARTGGKEEPPSDDATRFNGYRGDMKFQVGAVRYSGMDLSNIVAHVTMVDDLIKVEKLTAGVYGGSVVADGTQMRLGPLPEQRPFEAKVKVQAVEMGSALSAFTPKKVMTGTFNGNVDVKGVGYNPDQLKQTLLGAINGNVANGSLLGLDIVSAVTEPLAKALPFAAKALRSGDVTSLGENLPFGVEIKNGVAQLDKPLTWSRPEGTMNFTGGIRLDGELDLNGTVNLTPQTIKTLTLGKATPTEAIPVTLNLTGPAWSPKVTGLDVKPAATAIAKQALGGLAGQLLGDKAKPVQDLVAGGREEAERQKQALEQKAAEEKAKLEAAARAKQEEAKKKAEEEAKKRLRGVFGK; encoded by the coding sequence ATGGAGGCACGAAAGAAACGGCGCTGGCCCTATGTGCTCGGAGGCATCTTCGCCGTCCTGGTGCTCGCGGTGGTCATCGTCCTGTGGCGGCTCGATGCCATCCTGCTCCAGCAGGCCCGCGCCCAGGCGGCCACCTACTCTCAGCTGCTCGGCCGGCCCATCCAGATCGGCGACATCTCCACCAAGCTCTTCCCCCACATCGGCGTGGACGTGGAGGACGTCTCCGTGGGCGCCGCCGAGGGCGAGGACATGCCCCTCGCCGAGGTGAAGGCCCTCGATGTCCGCGTGGCCGCCATGCCCCTGCTGCGCTCCAGCGGCAAGGACATCCAGGTGCTCAACGCCGAAGTCACCGGCCTCACCGTCAACGTCATCCGCCTGCCCGATGGCACCACCAACGTGCAGCGCCTCCAGGAGCGGCTCGCCAGCCAGCAGAAGCCCGAGGAGGAGGCCCCCGCCGAGGACGAGAAGCCCACGGACCTGTCCGGTGTGCGCGTGGACCGCGCCGCCCTCACCGATGGCACCATCCGCTTCGTGGACCGCTCCGGCGCCAAGGCCCAGGAGCTCGCCGTGTCCGACCTCGACATCGAGGTGAAGGACCTGCGCGTGGGCCAGCCCCTGGAGGTGAAGCTCGCCGCCGCCGTGCTCGCCCAGAAGCAGAACCTCTTCGCCACCCTGGCCGCCTCGCCGCTGCCCCCCACCCTGGTGCCCACCCCCGAGCGCCTCTCCCTCAAGGCCGAGGCGATTGATCTCGCCCCTCTGGGCCCCTTCCTTCCCCCCAGCGTGGGCTTCCAGGCCGGCACCCTGACGGCGGACTGGAAGGCCGAGCTGGGCGCCGCCATCCCCGGCGGCAAGGGCCCCACCCGGCTGGAGGGCGCCATCCGCGCCCTGGGCCTCCAGTTCGCGGGCGCCGAGGGCGGCAAGGCGCTCGACGTGGTACTCGACACGGACGTGAAGGCGGACCTCGCCGCCGGAGACCTGGCGCTCGACCGCTTCAAGCTCGACTTCGGCCCCGCCGGCATCGAGGGCAAGGGCCGCGTGAAAGGGATGCTCGGCGACAGCCCCTCCGTGGAGGGCTTCGAGCTAACGAGCCATGACCTCGACCCGGCGGTGCTCTCCGACTACTACCCGCCGCTCAAGAAGATGCTGGGCGGCATGATTGCCGGCCCCGTGGGCCTGTCCGTGAAGGGCAGCGGCACCCAGGAGGCCCAGGCGCTGGACGCGGAGGTGGACCTCACGCCGGTGCGGCTGCGCGTCCCCGCCCAGCTCAGCAAGGAGGCCGGTGCCCCCATGAAGCTCACCGCCCGCGTCACCGGCGCGGCGGCCAGCGGCGGCGCCCTGCGCTTCGATGCGAAGGCGAACCTCGCCGGCGTGGACATGCGCCCGGGCCTGGTGCTGAACAAGACGCCCGGCCAGCGGCTCGATGCCGCCGTGGCCGGCACCTACCAGCCCACGAAGGACGGCATGAAGGTGGACATGCGCCAGCTCACGCTCAACGTGCTGGAGGACACGCTCACCGGCACCGCCTCCGCGGCGCTCGCGGGCCAGGGCAAGAAGCAGACAACCACGTTCGCCCTGGACATGAAGAGCCCGAAGATTGACGCGGACGCGCTGCTGCTGCCCGAGGAAGAGGTGGTGGCGCGCACCGGCGGCAAGGAGGAGCCCCCCTCCGACGACGCCACGCGCTTCAACGGCTACCGCGGGGACATGAAGTTCCAGGTGGGCGCCGTGCGCTACAGCGGGATGGACCTGTCCAACATCGTGGCCCACGTCACCATGGTGGATGACCTCATCAAGGTGGAGAAGCTGACCGCGGGTGTCTATGGCGGCTCGGTGGTGGCCGACGGCACGCAGATGCGCCTGGGGCCCTTGCCCGAGCAGCGGCCCTTCGAGGCCAAGGTGAAGGTGCAGGCGGTGGAGATGGGCTCGGCGCTGTCCGCCTTCACCCCCAAGAAGGTGATGACGGGCACCTTCAACGGAAACGTGGACGTGAAGGGCGTGGGCTACAACCCGGATCAGCTCAAGCAGACGCTCCTGGGCGCCATCAACGGCAACGTGGCCAATGGCTCGCTCCTGGGCCTGGACATCGTCTCGGCCGTCACCGAGCCGCTGGCCAAGGCGCTGCCCTTCGCGGCCAAGGCCCTGCGCAGCGGCGATGTCACCTCGCTGGGCGAGAACCTGCCCTTCGGCGTGGAGATCAAGAACGGCGTGGCGCAGCTCGACAAGCCCCTCACCTGGTCGCGCCCCGAGGGAACGATGAACTTCACCGGCGGCATCCGGCTGGATGGCGAGCTGGACCTGAACGGCACGGTGAACCTCACCCCGCAGACCATCAAGACGCTCACCCTCGGCAAGGCCACGCCCACCGAGGCCATCCCCGTGACGCTGAACCTCACCGGGCCCGCGTGGAGCCCCAAGGTGACGGGCCTGGACGTGAAGCCCGCCGCCACGGCCATCGCCAAGCAGGCCTTGGGCGGCCTCGCCGGACAGCTCCTCGGGGACAAGGCCAAGCCGGTGCAGGACCTCGTTGCCGGCGGCCGCGAGGAGGCCGAGCGCCAGAAGCAGGCCCTGGAGCAGAAGGCCGCCGAGGAAAAGGCCAAGCTGGAGGCCGCCGCCCGCGCCAAGCAGGAGGAGGCCAAGAAGAAGGCTGAGGAAGAGGCCAAGAAGCGCCTGCGCGGCGTCTTCGGGAAGTAG
- a CDS encoding RCC1 domain-containing protein, which yields MKTLRVLLPLGLLAGALGCADYGQEVAAFCDRNGESCDNTAPVITQSSQSATEVEARGLVTLSVTAQDKETPSLSFSWASTLGTLGEPKTTGSTSEITWTAPGCVPSGQRAEATVTVSNGVTETVSKTFTLSTEPCRILAVSAGGSHSLALRSDGTVWAWGSNNAGQLGNGRKDTVPVPVPGQVVGLEGVVAVAAGSSHSLALCEDGTVWAWGNGGAGQLGDGLALDSDKPVQVSAVTGVIALAAGDNHSMALRGDGTVWAWGSNEFGQLGDGTDNNQAIPEQVRGLPGDCTALAGGVDQSLAVCGGGNVWAWGYNDSGELGETVSEEQYTPVQVKGLTRIKAVASGEYHSLALGEDGRVWAWGDNSEKQLGDDDTENPRPTPSQVQGVTGGTEVAAGTAHSVVRTADGTIWTWGINGDGELGDGTDTSRARPAQVPGLMSSVSMDVGSSHTLVLTGNGIVWAWGVNGSGQLGNGTARQTFVPVHPLLP from the coding sequence GTGAAGACACTTCGAGTGCTCTTGCCGCTGGGATTACTGGCCGGTGCTTTGGGTTGTGCGGATTACGGCCAGGAGGTTGCAGCCTTCTGCGATCGCAATGGCGAAAGTTGCGACAATACGGCGCCCGTCATCACGCAGAGTTCGCAGTCCGCCACAGAGGTCGAGGCTCGGGGCTTGGTTACCTTGAGCGTGACGGCTCAAGATAAAGAGACGCCGTCCCTGAGCTTCTCGTGGGCGTCAACCCTCGGGACTTTAGGGGAGCCCAAAACCACAGGCTCTACCAGCGAGATCACCTGGACCGCCCCGGGCTGTGTGCCTTCGGGCCAGCGTGCAGAGGCCACTGTGACGGTGTCCAACGGAGTCACGGAGACTGTCTCCAAGACGTTCACCCTCTCCACCGAGCCGTGCCGGATTCTCGCCGTGAGCGCGGGCGGCAGTCATTCGCTGGCGCTGCGCAGTGACGGGACCGTCTGGGCCTGGGGCAGCAACAATGCCGGCCAACTGGGAAATGGGAGGAAAGACACAGTGCCAGTGCCGGTGCCAGGGCAAGTGGTTGGATTGGAAGGAGTCGTCGCTGTGGCAGCAGGCTCGTCCCACTCGCTGGCGCTGTGCGAGGATGGCACTGTCTGGGCGTGGGGCAATGGCGGTGCGGGCCAGCTTGGAGATGGACTTGCCCTCGATTCGGACAAGCCCGTGCAGGTCTCTGCGGTAACGGGCGTCATCGCTCTGGCCGCAGGCGATAACCACTCCATGGCATTGCGCGGGGATGGAACGGTCTGGGCTTGGGGGAGCAATGAGTTCGGCCAGCTAGGGGATGGAACGGACAACAATCAGGCCATACCGGAGCAGGTGCGTGGGCTTCCTGGGGACTGCACGGCATTGGCTGGGGGAGTGGACCAATCGCTGGCGGTGTGCGGTGGCGGCAATGTCTGGGCGTGGGGATACAACGACTCTGGTGAACTTGGAGAAACGGTGAGTGAGGAGCAATACACGCCGGTTCAGGTAAAAGGGTTGACCAGGATCAAGGCAGTGGCCTCGGGTGAATACCACTCACTAGCCCTAGGCGAGGATGGCCGCGTCTGGGCATGGGGGGATAACAGTGAGAAACAACTCGGTGATGACGACACGGAGAACCCGCGGCCAACGCCATCGCAGGTGCAGGGAGTGACAGGGGGCACGGAAGTGGCGGCGGGCACTGCCCATTCAGTAGTACGGACTGCGGATGGCACTATCTGGACCTGGGGTATTAATGGTGACGGTGAACTTGGAGACGGCACGGATACATCGCGTGCAAGGCCAGCACAGGTGCCAGGGCTCATGAGCAGTGTCTCCATGGATGTGGGTTCTTCTCACACGTTGGTGCTGACAGGAAACGGCATCGTCTGGGCATGGGGCGTCAACGGTTCAGGCCAACTCGGAAATGGAACCGCGCGGCAGACGTTCGTGCCGGTCCATCCGCTGCTGCCCTGA
- a CDS encoding winged helix-turn-helix transcriptional regulator: MAAKRADEAARQQLVTGLLERMLVKDVFDETCIVNQALILLADKWSLLVLIVLMQGTKRYSELQRQIRGVSPKMLTQTLRALEENELVERQVFPEVPPRVEYRLTAFGKSLSHPLAALCDWSFEHEPQLRKVYARVRPAS, encoded by the coding sequence ATGGCGGCAAAGAGAGCGGACGAGGCGGCGCGGCAGCAGCTCGTGACGGGGCTGCTGGAGCGCATGCTCGTGAAGGACGTGTTCGATGAGACCTGTATCGTGAATCAGGCGCTCATCTTGCTGGCGGACAAGTGGTCCCTGCTGGTGCTCATCGTGCTGATGCAGGGAACGAAGCGCTACAGCGAGCTGCAGCGGCAGATCCGGGGCGTGTCACCGAAGATGCTGACGCAGACCTTGCGCGCGCTCGAGGAGAACGAGCTGGTGGAGCGGCAAGTGTTCCCCGAGGTGCCCCCGCGGGTGGAGTACCGCCTGACGGCGTTTGGAAAGAGCCTGAGCCATCCGCTGGCGGCGCTCTGCGACTGGTCGTTCGAGCACGAGCCCCAGCTGCGGAAGGTCTACGCCCGGGTCCGCCCGGCGTCCTGA
- a CDS encoding NmrA family NAD(P)-binding protein has translation MKIVITAASGNIGARVAEQVIAAGAEAVLLSRQPAKLSALSARGAQVLPVASDDAAGLLSAAQGAEALFYLAPPNTGAEDLRTWYLQTATAAAQAVREHRIPRVVCISSVGANANASLGTVSFAAEVEEIFNRAAPNVLHLRPGYFMENCLAQVDSLRHGVLSFPYAEDHDMPWISTDDIGDMAAKYLLDGSWAGHWTRNLLGPENLTLAEVAALLTRVSGKPVRYERVSEEALQQQLRAQGVNPTVQKQLGDLFRALGDPQGIYATARTPEAFTPTTFEAFARNKLLPLLATGG, from the coding sequence ATGAAGATCGTCATCACCGCCGCCTCCGGCAACATCGGGGCTCGCGTCGCGGAGCAGGTGATCGCGGCCGGCGCCGAGGCCGTGCTGCTCTCGCGCCAGCCCGCGAAGCTCTCGGCCCTGAGTGCCCGGGGCGCCCAGGTCCTCCCCGTCGCCAGTGACGATGCTGCCGGGCTCCTCTCGGCCGCGCAGGGCGCGGAGGCGCTGTTCTATCTGGCCCCGCCCAACACCGGCGCGGAGGATCTGCGCACCTGGTACCTCCAGACGGCCACGGCCGCCGCCCAGGCCGTCCGGGAGCACCGCATCCCGCGCGTGGTCTGCATCTCCTCCGTGGGGGCCAACGCAAACGCCTCGCTCGGCACGGTCTCCTTCGCCGCGGAGGTCGAGGAGATCTTCAACCGTGCCGCCCCGAACGTGCTGCACCTGCGCCCGGGCTACTTCATGGAGAACTGCCTGGCCCAGGTGGACAGTCTCCGCCACGGCGTCCTGTCCTTTCCCTACGCGGAGGACCACGACATGCCGTGGATCAGCACGGATGACATTGGCGATATGGCCGCGAAGTACCTGCTCGATGGAAGCTGGGCGGGCCACTGGACGCGGAACCTGCTCGGGCCGGAGAACCTGACCCTGGCGGAGGTGGCGGCCCTCCTCACCCGGGTGTCCGGCAAGCCCGTCCGGTATGAGCGGGTGTCCGAGGAGGCCTTGCAGCAGCAGCTCCGCGCCCAGGGCGTGAACCCCACCGTGCAGAAGCAGTTGGGGGACCTGTTCCGGGCGCTCGGAGATCCGCAGGGCATCTACGCGACGGCGCGCACGCCCGAGGCCTTCACGCCGACGACGTTCGAGGCGTTCGCCCGGAACAAGCTGCTGCCCCTGCTGGCTACCGGGGGTTGA
- a CDS encoding SAVED domain-containing protein, with product MDIPLRTQSRALLLRYEHDRPVIESAARDALKQSGQEGDRNVENGVLHPHAPGREVRKQRLQDWAWAFSENEQFAAALVKKEAELGLDGHLPVHLFGCAPLTLLFHLASCLTRRPLMTYQQAPDGIWSLGYDRGQPPAPEDFFEVEGLPPRRQGGHGHVVLLVEVTRSIQDAALAEFQARHGSELLATVTLRPVGGPSPTSFQGPAQAARAVAQFRQVLDALHERFTGAESVLLAMDCPGALAAALGTAVNPNTQHPLELHQFEPQGRHYLPVHRISARPGHQQASTFTAEQILKASQVLREVRDVHRDLVAWLKEPPQRPLVEMMDGQSLLQSTIEEDPATTNGPMFRHLGGKWSFHAELLLGLEALRGRLNAPSDWKECIRLLLVHEVYHVRQGGLTSYNYSGSGRTGFVLEVADFDADENAVQVALAWRRAKQGGTVQDDGEVKTLQSIVWNIVESLRIFEPERPLMELSERRLRRYLIWLFHASRLATLAHDKSAPATLDRVTIEIVGLPSYPDPHEHYAQQCVRLANLELREPVGLALYFQRKLVRENDKREWVLRMLEVFRDWEQRPLQAARDAMTQLFEELFDRYRELVGRAR from the coding sequence ATGGACATCCCCCTGCGCACCCAGAGCCGTGCGCTCCTGCTGCGCTACGAACACGACCGGCCCGTCATCGAGTCCGCGGCCCGGGACGCCCTGAAACAGAGCGGCCAGGAAGGAGACCGGAACGTCGAGAACGGGGTGCTTCACCCCCACGCGCCCGGCCGGGAGGTGCGCAAGCAGCGCCTCCAGGACTGGGCGTGGGCCTTCTCCGAGAACGAGCAGTTCGCCGCCGCCCTGGTGAAGAAGGAGGCGGAGCTGGGGCTCGATGGCCACCTGCCGGTTCACCTCTTCGGGTGCGCCCCCCTGACGCTCCTGTTCCACCTGGCATCGTGTTTGACGCGCCGGCCGCTGATGACCTACCAGCAGGCCCCGGATGGCATTTGGTCCCTGGGGTACGACCGAGGCCAGCCCCCTGCTCCCGAGGACTTCTTCGAGGTGGAAGGCCTCCCCCCCCGGCGCCAGGGAGGGCATGGGCACGTGGTGCTGCTCGTCGAGGTGACCCGCTCCATCCAGGACGCAGCCCTCGCGGAGTTCCAGGCGCGGCACGGCTCGGAGCTCCTGGCGACGGTCACCTTGCGGCCCGTGGGCGGGCCTTCTCCCACGTCCTTCCAGGGACCGGCGCAGGCGGCGCGGGCCGTGGCGCAGTTCCGCCAGGTGCTCGATGCGCTGCATGAGCGGTTCACGGGCGCCGAGTCCGTGCTGCTGGCCATGGACTGTCCCGGGGCGCTCGCCGCCGCGCTGGGCACGGCCGTCAACCCGAACACCCAGCACCCCCTGGAGCTGCACCAGTTCGAGCCCCAGGGCCGCCACTACCTCCCGGTCCACCGGATCAGCGCGCGCCCGGGCCACCAGCAGGCCAGTACCTTCACCGCGGAGCAGATCCTCAAGGCCTCCCAGGTGCTGCGGGAGGTGAGGGACGTCCACAGGGATCTCGTGGCGTGGCTGAAGGAGCCGCCGCAGCGCCCGCTCGTGGAGATGATGGATGGGCAGAGCCTGCTCCAGAGCACCATCGAGGAGGATCCCGCGACGACGAACGGCCCGATGTTCCGCCACCTGGGCGGCAAGTGGAGCTTCCACGCGGAGCTGCTCCTGGGCCTGGAGGCCTTGCGCGGACGGCTGAACGCGCCATCGGACTGGAAGGAGTGCATCCGCCTGCTGCTCGTCCACGAGGTCTACCACGTCCGGCAGGGCGGGCTGACCTCCTACAACTACAGTGGAAGCGGGCGCACGGGCTTCGTGCTGGAGGTGGCGGACTTCGACGCGGACGAGAACGCGGTCCAGGTGGCGCTGGCCTGGCGCCGGGCGAAGCAGGGCGGCACGGTGCAGGACGATGGCGAGGTGAAGACCCTGCAGAGCATCGTCTGGAACATCGTCGAGAGCCTCCGCATCTTCGAGCCGGAGCGTCCCTTGATGGAGCTCTCCGAGCGCAGGCTTCGCCGCTACCTCATCTGGCTCTTCCATGCGAGCAGGCTCGCCACGCTCGCGCATGACAAGAGCGCGCCCGCCACGCTGGACCGGGTGACCATCGAGATCGTGGGCTTGCCCTCCTACCCGGATCCGCACGAGCACTACGCGCAGCAGTGCGTCCGGCTGGCGAATCTGGAGCTCCGGGAGCCCGTGGGGCTGGCGCTCTACTTCCAGCGCAAGCTGGTGCGGGAGAACGACAAGCGGGAGTGGGTGCTCCGGATGCTCGAGGTGTTCCGGGACTGGGAGCAGCGGCCGCTCCAGGCGGCCCGGGACGCCATGACGCAGCTGTTCGAGGAACTCTTCGACCGGTACCGCGAGCTCGTCGGCCGGGCGCGCTGA
- a CDS encoding nuclear transport factor 2 family protein, with protein sequence MQTPHHSQKNGKAAELFAAHLALVIKDMPAWLELFAENAVIEFPYAPSVGTPARLEGKAAITAYAQGVPAMMQDFVFSNLRVFPTHEPHVLFAEVHGEATISSTGLRYVQDYVMRLETDGERIIHYREYWNPVPVIQAFGGHQGVANAFEAGGRS encoded by the coding sequence ATGCAGACGCCCCACCATTCCCAGAAGAACGGAAAAGCCGCTGAGCTGTTCGCCGCCCACCTCGCGCTCGTCATCAAGGACATGCCGGCGTGGCTGGAGCTGTTCGCCGAGAACGCCGTCATCGAGTTTCCCTATGCGCCTTCCGTGGGCACCCCGGCCCGGCTGGAGGGCAAGGCCGCCATCACCGCCTACGCGCAGGGCGTGCCCGCGATGATGCAGGACTTCGTCTTCTCGAACCTCCGGGTCTTCCCCACGCACGAGCCCCATGTGCTGTTCGCCGAGGTCCATGGCGAGGCCACCATCTCGAGCACCGGGCTCCGGTACGTGCAGGACTACGTGATGCGCCTGGAGACGGATGGCGAGCGGATCATCCACTATCGCGAGTACTGGAACCCGGTCCCCGTCATCCAGGCCTTCGGCGGACACCAGGGCGTTGCCAACGCCTTCGAGGCGGGGGGGCGGTCATGA